In one Pseudomonas hydrolytica genomic region, the following are encoded:
- a CDS encoding tellurite resistance TerB family protein: protein MNTSNLLDQLLKAGQQAMQKPAGKAGQGQQAGGLGGLLSGGGLGSLLSGAGGGALAAGAVGLLLGSKKARKMGGKALTYGGLAALGVMAYKAYGNWQAQQALQGGAQPVEPQTLDRLPAPQAEQHSRAILKALVAAAKADGHVDDRERQLIEEELGKLAQDAELQAWLHAELNKPLDPADVARAASTPEMAAEMYLASVLMVDEEHFMERAYLEELARQLQLAPALKSELEAQVRLEAARV from the coding sequence ATGAACACCAGCAATCTGCTCGATCAACTGCTCAAGGCCGGCCAGCAGGCCATGCAAAAGCCTGCCGGCAAGGCTGGCCAGGGGCAGCAGGCCGGCGGCCTCGGCGGGCTGCTGTCCGGTGGCGGCCTGGGCAGCCTGCTCTCCGGGGCCGGCGGCGGGGCGTTGGCGGCGGGCGCGGTGGGCCTGCTGCTGGGCAGCAAGAAGGCGCGCAAGATGGGCGGCAAGGCGCTGACCTATGGCGGCCTGGCTGCGCTCGGCGTGATGGCCTACAAGGCCTACGGCAACTGGCAGGCGCAGCAGGCCCTGCAGGGCGGCGCGCAGCCGGTGGAACCGCAGACCCTGGACCGTCTGCCGGCGCCGCAGGCCGAGCAGCACAGCCGCGCCATTCTCAAGGCACTGGTGGCGGCGGCCAAGGCCGATGGCCATGTCGATGATCGTGAGCGCCAGTTGATCGAGGAGGAGCTGGGCAAGCTGGCGCAGGACGCCGAGCTGCAAGCCTGGCTGCACGCCGAGCTGAACAAGCCATTGGACCCGGCCGACGTGGCGCGTGCCGCCAGCACGCCGGAAATGGCTGCGGAAATGTACCTGGCCAGCGTGCTGATGGTGGACGAGGAGCACTTCATGGAGCGCGCCTACCTCGAAGAGCTGGCGCGGCAGCTGCAGCTGGCGCCGGCGCTGAAGAGCGAGCTGGAGGCCCAGGTGCGTCTGGAGGCGGCGCGCGTCTGA
- the recJ gene encoding single-stranded-DNA-specific exonuclease RecJ codes for MRIDLRPLPASLPDLGNLPPLLTRLYAARGVQRAEELDKGLARLIPFQQLKGIDAAVELLVEALQRRQRLLIVGDFDADGATASSVGVLGLRQLGAAHVDYLVPNRFEYGYGLTPEIVAVALQRQPDLLLTVDNGISSVDGVAAAKAAGLKVLVTDHHLPGPELPAADAIVNPNQPGCDFPSKAMAGVGVMFYVLLALRARLRELGWFTSRQEPNLGELLDLVALGSVADVVPLDANNRILVHQGLARIRAGRARPGLRAILEVAGRDHRRITSTDLGFILGPRLNAAGRLDDMSLGIECLLCDDEALARDMAVQLDQLNQDRKAIEQGMQREALAQLKDLPLQDMPFGLCLFEPDWHQGVIGILASRLKERYHRPAIAFADAGEGMLKGSARSVPGLHIRDALDVVAARHPGLISKFGGHAMAAGLSLPQEHFGAFAAAFDAEVRRQLCEDDLTGRLLSDGQLDATEFHLELARALRNAGPWGQHFPEPLFHGVFQIVGQRIVGERHLKLVLKTECGSVQLDGIAFNIDREVWPNPTLRWAEVAYKLDLNEFRGNESVQLMVAHIAPR; via the coding sequence ATGCGCATCGATCTACGCCCCCTACCCGCAAGCCTGCCCGACCTGGGCAACCTGCCGCCGCTGCTCACCCGCCTCTACGCCGCCCGTGGCGTGCAGCGTGCCGAAGAATTGGACAAGGGCCTGGCGCGGTTGATCCCCTTTCAGCAGCTCAAGGGCATCGATGCGGCGGTCGAACTGCTGGTCGAGGCGCTGCAGCGGCGCCAGCGCCTCCTCATCGTCGGCGACTTCGATGCCGATGGCGCCACCGCCAGCTCGGTCGGCGTGCTCGGCCTGCGCCAGCTCGGCGCGGCGCATGTCGACTATCTGGTGCCGAACCGCTTCGAGTACGGCTATGGCCTGACGCCGGAAATCGTCGCCGTGGCGCTGCAGCGCCAGCCCGATCTGCTGCTGACCGTGGACAACGGCATCTCCAGCGTCGATGGCGTGGCCGCGGCCAAGGCCGCCGGGCTCAAGGTGCTGGTCACCGACCACCACCTGCCGGGCCCGGAACTGCCGGCGGCCGATGCCATCGTCAACCCCAACCAGCCGGGCTGCGACTTCCCGAGCAAGGCCATGGCCGGTGTCGGGGTGATGTTCTACGTGCTGCTGGCGCTGCGCGCGCGTCTGCGCGAGCTGGGCTGGTTCACCAGCCGCCAGGAGCCGAACCTGGGCGAGCTGCTCGATCTGGTGGCCCTCGGCAGCGTCGCCGACGTGGTGCCGCTGGATGCCAACAACCGCATCCTGGTGCACCAGGGCCTGGCGCGCATTCGTGCCGGGCGCGCGCGGCCCGGGCTGCGCGCGATACTCGAAGTGGCCGGGCGCGACCACCGGCGCATCACTTCCACCGATCTCGGTTTCATCCTCGGCCCGCGACTGAATGCGGCCGGGCGTCTGGACGACATGAGCCTGGGCATCGAATGTCTGCTCTGCGACGACGAAGCGCTGGCCCGCGACATGGCGGTGCAGCTCGATCAGCTCAACCAGGACCGCAAGGCCATCGAACAGGGCATGCAGCGCGAGGCGCTGGCCCAGCTCAAGGACCTGCCGCTGCAGGACATGCCGTTCGGCCTGTGCCTGTTCGAACCGGACTGGCACCAAGGGGTGATCGGCATCCTCGCCTCGCGCCTGAAGGAACGCTATCACCGCCCGGCCATCGCCTTTGCCGATGCCGGTGAGGGCATGCTCAAGGGCTCGGCACGCTCGGTGCCGGGGCTGCATATCCGCGATGCGCTGGACGTCGTGGCGGCCAGGCATCCGGGGCTGATCAGCAAGTTCGGCGGGCACGCCATGGCCGCCGGCCTGTCGCTGCCGCAGGAGCACTTCGGCGCCTTCGCGGCTGCCTTCGACGCCGAGGTGCGCCGCCAGCTGTGCGAGGACGATTTGACCGGCCGCCTGCTGTCCGACGGCCAGCTCGACGCCACCGAATTCCACCTGGAACTGGCTCGCGCCCTGCGCAACGCCGGGCCCTGGGGCCAGCATTTCCCCGAGCCGCTGTTCCATGGCGTGTTCCAGATCGTGGGCCAGCGCATCGTCGGCGAACGGCACCTGAAGCTGGTGCTCAAGACCGAATGCGGCAGCGTGCAGCTCGACGGCATCGCCTTCAACATCGACCGCGAGGTCTGGCCCAACCCGACGCTGCGCTGGGCCGAAGTGGCCTACAAGCTCGATCTCAACGAGTTTCGCGGCAACGAGAGCGTGCAACTGATGGTGGCGCATATCGCGCCGCGCTGA
- a CDS encoding winged helix DNA-binding protein: MVDAKSTRSPRSPIVASAHLAEQSQELSELEFAIIISSNAFLRWMERCMRAAGEVEMNALDVMVLHSLTSRDRAKRQADICLLLNIEDTHTVTYALKKLAKLALVEGEKQGKEMFYRTTEKGRVLCQEYADIRRECLIASFENLNIDPEEIHRLAGMLRAMSGLYDQAARAATSL, from the coding sequence ATGGTTGATGCCAAATCCACCCGCTCTCCGCGTTCGCCTATCGTGGCGTCGGCCCACCTGGCCGAGCAGTCGCAGGAGCTCTCCGAACTCGAGTTCGCCATCATCATCTCCAGCAACGCCTTTCTGCGCTGGATGGAGCGCTGCATGCGCGCGGCCGGCGAAGTGGAGATGAACGCCCTCGACGTGATGGTCCTGCACAGCCTGACCAGCCGCGATCGCGCCAAGCGCCAGGCGGACATCTGCCTGCTGCTGAACATCGAAGACACCCATACCGTGACCTACGCGCTGAAGAAACTGGCCAAGCTGGCGCTGGTGGAGGGCGAGAAGCAGGGCAAGGAGATGTTCTACCGCACCACCGAAAAGGGCCGTGTCCTGTGCCAGGAGTACGCCGACATCCGCCGCGAATGCCTGATCGCCTCGTTCGAGAACCTCAACATCGACCCCGAGGAAATCCATCGCCTGGCCGGCATGCTCAGGGCCATGTCCGGCCTCTACGACCAGGCCGCCCGCGCCGCCACCTCGCTTTGA
- a CDS encoding 5-oxoprolinase subunit PxpA, with product MSRLLLNCDIGESYGAWTMGLDAEVMPFIDCANIACGFHASEPLTMRRTVALAVEHGVRIGAHPAYPDLAGFGRRSMACSPDEIEAMLLYQIGALDGICRAHGTRVSYVKPHGALYNDMMREPAKLRAVMRAVAAYDRGLPLMLMATRDDRAPQAMADELGLQLWFEVFADRAYDANGMLLARSLPGAVHHGAETIVAQAVALARGEALSASDGSALYLRADTLCVHGDNAASVAAVQRIRAALQSLPT from the coding sequence ATGAGCCGCCTGCTCCTGAACTGCGATATCGGCGAAAGCTATGGCGCCTGGACCATGGGTCTGGATGCCGAAGTGATGCCCTTCATCGACTGCGCCAACATCGCCTGCGGCTTTCACGCCTCGGAGCCGCTGACCATGCGCCGCACCGTGGCGCTGGCGGTCGAGCATGGCGTGCGCATCGGTGCCCACCCCGCCTACCCGGACCTGGCCGGTTTCGGCCGCCGCTCGATGGCCTGCAGCCCGGACGAGATAGAAGCCATGCTGCTCTATCAGATCGGCGCGCTCGACGGCATCTGCCGCGCCCACGGCACGCGGGTCAGCTACGTCAAACCGCACGGCGCGCTGTACAACGACATGATGCGCGAGCCGGCCAAGCTGCGTGCGGTGATGCGCGCCGTTGCCGCCTATGACCGCGGCCTGCCGCTGATGCTGATGGCCACCCGCGACGATCGGGCGCCGCAGGCGATGGCGGACGAGTTGGGCCTGCAGCTGTGGTTCGAGGTGTTCGCCGACCGCGCCTACGACGCCAATGGCATGCTGCTGGCGCGCAGCCTGCCCGGCGCGGTGCACCATGGCGCGGAAACCATCGTCGCCCAGGCAGTGGCCCTGGCACGCGGCGAGGCGTTGAGCGCCAGCGACGGCAGCGCCCTCTACCTGCGCGCCGATACCCTCTGCGTACACGGCGACAACGCCGCCTCGGTGGCGGCGGTGCAGCGTATCCGCGCCGCCCTGCAGAGCCTGCCGACATGA
- the pxpB gene encoding 5-oxoprolinase subunit PxpB gives MTPRIEVVGIDSLILRLFEQIEESNMPWLLAASERLRIVFGPALVDLVPSYTTLLLHYDLQQLDDREARALIAQAFDNLSPQTDSSGRELQIPVWYHPSVGPELALLGQRSGLGSDGVIERHSARSYQVFALGFAPGFAFMGLVDECLASPRLSTPRQRVAAGSLGIADRQTAIYPLVSPGGWNLIGRSPSQLFDRQLDGYSLLRPGDRVRFVPIERDEFVRLGGDDTPFEVTP, from the coding sequence ATGACCCCGCGCATCGAGGTGGTGGGCATCGACAGCCTGATCCTGCGCCTGTTCGAGCAGATCGAGGAAAGCAACATGCCCTGGCTGCTGGCAGCCAGCGAGCGCCTGCGAATCGTCTTCGGCCCGGCGCTGGTCGATCTGGTGCCGTCCTACACCACCCTGCTGCTGCACTATGACCTGCAGCAGCTGGACGACCGCGAGGCCCGCGCGCTGATCGCCCAGGCCTTCGACAACCTTTCTCCGCAGACCGACAGCAGCGGCCGCGAGCTGCAGATACCGGTGTGGTATCACCCCAGCGTCGGTCCCGAGCTGGCGCTGCTCGGCCAGCGCAGCGGGCTGGGCAGCGACGGCGTGATCGAGCGCCACAGCGCACGCAGCTATCAGGTCTTCGCCCTCGGCTTCGCGCCCGGCTTCGCCTTCATGGGCCTGGTCGACGAGTGCCTGGCCAGCCCGCGCCTGAGCACGCCTCGGCAACGCGTCGCCGCCGGCAGCCTCGGCATCGCCGACCGCCAGACCGCCATCTACCCGCTGGTCTCCCCCGGCGGCTGGAACCTCATCGGACGCAGCCCCAGCCAACTCTTCGACCGCCAGCTGGATGGCTACAGCCTGCTGCGGCCAGGCGACCGGGTGCGCTTCGTGCCCATCGAGCGCGACGAGTTCGTGCGTCTGGGTGGCGACGACACGCCCTTCGAGGTGACGCCATGA
- a CDS encoding biotin-dependent carboxyltransferase family protein has product MSLLVERSGALASLQDGGRFGVRHLGVTQGGSADWCSHYWANWLLGNPLTAPVIEIVLGNFELLAEHDGYLALTGADLGANLDGQALAPGCSFPIAKGQRLRFAQPRRGVRAYLAAPGGFRAPATLGSCATVPREALGGLQGDGRPLAVGDRLDAQRAEPHIRRTAPIPETGGNTELTVVLGAQIGDFSGQSLFDAFNREWRVDQRADRMGIRLCGPVLQCARQSMVSEGVPLGAIQVPSDGQPIVLLNDRQTIGGYPRLGALTPLAVALLAQCLPGDRVQLRPVALEAAQRRQRELLAQWQTP; this is encoded by the coding sequence ATGAGCCTTCTGGTGGAACGCAGCGGCGCCCTCGCCAGCCTGCAGGACGGCGGTCGCTTCGGCGTACGCCACCTCGGTGTGACCCAGGGCGGCAGCGCCGACTGGTGCTCGCACTACTGGGCCAACTGGCTGCTGGGCAACCCGCTGACGGCGCCGGTGATCGAAATCGTTCTGGGCAACTTCGAGCTGCTCGCCGAGCATGACGGCTATCTCGCCCTGACCGGGGCCGACCTCGGCGCCAACCTCGACGGACAGGCGCTGGCGCCGGGCTGCAGCTTCCCCATCGCCAAGGGGCAGCGCCTGCGCTTTGCCCAGCCGCGTCGGGGGGTGCGAGCCTATCTGGCGGCACCTGGCGGTTTTCGTGCCCCGGCCACACTCGGCAGCTGCGCCACGGTGCCGCGCGAAGCGCTCGGCGGCCTGCAGGGCGACGGTCGCCCGCTGGCGGTGGGTGATCGTCTGGACGCGCAACGGGCCGAGCCACACATCCGCCGCACCGCGCCGATTCCGGAGACAGGGGGCAACACCGAGCTGACCGTGGTGCTGGGCGCGCAGATCGGCGACTTCAGCGGGCAGAGCCTGTTCGATGCCTTCAACCGCGAGTGGCGGGTCGACCAGCGCGCCGACCGCATGGGCATTCGTCTGTGCGGCCCGGTGCTGCAGTGCGCACGCCAGTCGATGGTCTCCGAAGGCGTGCCGCTGGGCGCCATCCAGGTACCCAGCGATGGCCAGCCCATCGTGCTGCTCAACGATCGTCAGACCATCGGCGGCTACCCGCGCCTCGGCGCGCTCACCCCACTGGCCGTGGCGCTTCTGGCGCAGTGCCTGCCAGGCGACCGAGTACAGCTGCGCCCTGTTGCCCTGGAAGCGGCGCAGCGCCGGCAACGCGAACTGCTCGCACAGTGGCAGACGCCCTGA
- a CDS encoding NRAMP family divalent metal transporter, with amino-acid sequence MQPTQSLAGHTPGSQRNVLRGAIFIMATSSIGPAFLTQTSLFTEKYLASFAFAILISLLIDIGAQLNIWRVITVANLRGQDVANRVLPGIGHLISAFIVLGGIAFNIGNIGGAGLAMNVIFGIPPILGSLIAAVLIIAIFMLRNAKRIMDGLMQLFGLVMLCMIGYAMLQSNPPLQDVLLRSIQPDDPLILLLPIVTLVGGTVGGYISFSGGHRLVEAGITGVENVGVVTRAAVTGILTTGVVRICLFLAALGVVSQGLTLDPSNPAASVFAHAMGTVGYKVFGVVLLAASLSSVIGAAYTSVSFMYSLHPSIRTHNQRVVIAFIACSTLIYSLVGQPVKVLVVAGALNALVLPLALGCILWAAKKPSIVGNDYRHPDWMLAFGVLAIVATAVGVGLSFNALLQFWQS; translated from the coding sequence ATGCAACCCACCCAGTCCCTTGCCGGCCATACGCCGGGCAGCCAACGCAACGTCCTTCGCGGCGCCATATTCATCATGGCCACCTCGTCCATCGGCCCGGCCTTTCTGACCCAGACATCGCTGTTCACCGAGAAGTACCTGGCCAGCTTCGCCTTCGCCATCCTCATCTCACTGCTGATCGATATCGGCGCCCAGCTCAATATCTGGCGGGTAATCACCGTCGCCAACCTGCGCGGCCAGGACGTCGCCAACCGCGTGCTGCCGGGTATCGGCCATCTGATCTCGGCCTTCATCGTGCTCGGCGGCATCGCCTTCAACATCGGCAACATCGGTGGCGCCGGCCTGGCCATGAACGTGATCTTCGGCATACCGCCGATTCTCGGCTCGCTGATCGCCGCTGTGCTGATCATCGCTATCTTCATGCTGCGCAACGCCAAGCGGATCATGGACGGGCTGATGCAGCTGTTCGGTCTGGTGATGCTGTGCATGATCGGCTACGCCATGCTGCAGTCCAATCCGCCACTGCAGGACGTGCTGCTGCGCAGCATTCAGCCGGACGACCCGCTGATCCTGCTGCTGCCGATCGTCACCCTGGTCGGCGGTACCGTCGGCGGCTACATCTCCTTCTCCGGCGGTCATCGCCTGGTCGAGGCCGGCATCACCGGCGTGGAGAACGTCGGTGTGGTCACCCGCGCCGCCGTCACCGGCATCCTGACCACCGGCGTGGTGCGCATCTGCCTGTTCCTCGCCGCGCTAGGCGTGGTCAGCCAGGGCCTGACGCTGGACCCGAGCAACCCGGCGGCATCGGTGTTCGCCCACGCCATGGGAACGGTCGGCTACAAGGTGTTCGGCGTGGTGCTGCTGGCGGCGTCGCTGTCCTCGGTGATCGGCGCCGCCTATACCAGTGTCAGCTTCATGTATTCACTGCACCCGAGCATCCGCACGCACAATCAGCGCGTGGTGATCGCCTTCATCGCCTGCTCCACGCTGATCTACAGCCTGGTCGGACAGCCGGTGAAGGTGCTGGTGGTGGCGGGCGCGCTCAATGCCCTAGTGCTACCGCTGGCGCTGGGCTGCATCCTGTGGGCCGCGAAGAAGCCGAGCATCGTCGGCAACGACTACCGCCACCCGGACTGGATGCTGGCCTTCGGCGTACTGGCCATCGTCGCCACGGCGGTGGGCGTGGGCCTGTCGTTCAACGCGCTGCTGCAGTTCTGGCAATCCTGA
- a CDS encoding YaeQ family protein — protein MALPSTTYKIELNLTDMDRSVYENLRFTVARHPSETEERLAARLIAYALFYHEQLAFGRGLSDVDEPALWEKSLDDRVLHWIEVGQPDSERITWCSRRTEKFSLVAYGNLRVWQGKCLDPVRSLKNINVVALGQEALADLALDLPRSLTWSVMISDGELFVTDERGQHEIPLEWLAGERG, from the coding sequence ATGGCCCTGCCATCGACCACCTACAAGATCGAACTGAACCTCACCGACATGGACCGCAGCGTTTATGAAAACCTGCGTTTCACCGTCGCCCGTCATCCGTCGGAGACCGAGGAGCGTCTGGCGGCGCGGCTGATCGCCTATGCGCTGTTCTATCACGAGCAACTGGCGTTCGGCCGCGGCCTGTCGGATGTCGACGAGCCGGCGCTGTGGGAGAAGAGCCTGGACGATCGCGTGCTGCACTGGATCGAAGTGGGCCAGCCGGACAGCGAGCGCATCACCTGGTGCTCGCGGCGCACCGAGAAGTTCAGCCTGGTGGCCTACGGCAACCTGCGCGTCTGGCAGGGCAAGTGCCTGGACCCGGTGCGCAGCCTGAAGAACATCAACGTGGTCGCCCTCGGCCAGGAAGCGCTGGCCGACCTGGCCCTGGACCTGCCGCGCTCGCTGACCTGGAGCGTGATGATCAGCGACGGCGAGCTGTTCGTCACCGACGAGCGCGGCCAGCACGAGATTCCCCTGGAGTGGCTGGCCGGCGAGCGCGGCTGA
- a CDS encoding DEAD/DEAH box helicase, translating to MNHPHARQLLGFYRSCYLADSRDLDLDNLGKLPANRWAWLDGREELASGALTLLPLATDLGRVLAEAQNLYQRELQLVYGVLPICGPLQLESGGAQTVCGPLFYYEASLQPTADGQSQLLAIDLQRAHGNWRLLRRLFDESGAGSLDGLPLPEAALDAVTLGQLLAWVQRNTQVREVGEAAAFPLLAEAEELARAQRRRSLSLMPGACVALVPRGSGSRGIAHELQLLQDAERLSPALLQLLGERPATQKAGSTSTPQRLPAQLSAAQCQALANAARYPLSQISGPPGTGKSYSLAALALDRYLQGESVLLVSRSAQAVRVIAHKLREDFGLRDGVLEGDGQSLRQVLRERLERLLQGEFEWVSEQAEERQRSELQVLTQAERRLSVDFRQRCEQAVRWSRVLLRAERGSLAFWQRWLQVPWVRKRIGTSVRPWALLDELRDCQRRRQQLSREHLNSHRALNLKRLLVSDRALFVRYNQAIRARNSQRQLALFEDIDPARLLAAFPIWVVTLDELHRLLPLRPELFDVMVMDEATQCDIASALPAFQRCKRAVVTGDARQLRHISFLSRVRETQLLQRAGLQAEEREAWSYRDNSVLDLVGLQLASQEAVVFLDEHFRSRPALIRFSNELFYDQRLRVMKERPGGEACDSLQLLRLEGQRGRNGANEAEVERVLELIAAHLAEYRGSPLKPSIGVLSPFRDQVERIRLRIGETLPLEQLREFRLLVDTPYGFQGEERDLMILSFAIDGEASQAAAYLNRADLFNVAITRARERQVLLFSGDERQLPATHLLRRYLEYLEKPGAVWQPGATDAARQSLCQTLQEQGVSVWNHYPLAGQVLDLFCRRGDKCLAIDLIGFPGEGEGFLELERYLVLARAGLETLPLSYGLWREAPEQALQAVLQRL from the coding sequence ATGAATCACCCTCACGCTCGCCAGCTCCTCGGCTTCTATCGCAGCTGCTACCTGGCCGACAGTCGCGACCTGGATCTGGACAACCTCGGCAAGCTGCCCGCTAATCGCTGGGCCTGGCTCGACGGGCGCGAGGAGCTGGCCAGCGGTGCGCTGACGCTGCTGCCGCTGGCGACCGACCTGGGGCGGGTACTGGCCGAGGCGCAGAATCTGTACCAGCGCGAACTGCAACTGGTCTACGGCGTGCTGCCGATCTGTGGCCCGCTGCAGCTGGAAAGCGGTGGCGCGCAAACGGTCTGCGGGCCGTTGTTCTACTACGAGGCCAGCCTGCAACCGACGGCGGACGGGCAGAGCCAGTTGCTTGCCATCGATCTGCAGCGGGCACACGGCAACTGGCGCCTGCTGCGCCGTCTGTTCGACGAGAGTGGCGCAGGCAGTCTCGATGGCTTGCCGCTGCCGGAGGCCGCACTGGATGCCGTCACGTTGGGCCAGCTGCTGGCATGGGTGCAGCGCAACACCCAGGTTCGCGAAGTCGGCGAGGCGGCGGCCTTCCCGCTATTGGCCGAGGCCGAGGAGCTGGCCAGGGCACAGCGCCGCCGCAGCCTGTCGCTGATGCCCGGGGCCTGCGTGGCGCTGGTGCCGCGCGGCAGCGGCAGCCGGGGTATCGCCCATGAGCTGCAGCTGCTGCAGGACGCCGAGCGGCTGTCGCCCGCCTTGCTGCAATTGCTCGGCGAGAGGCCGGCCACGCAGAAGGCAGGCTCGACCAGTACGCCGCAGCGCCTGCCGGCGCAGCTCAGCGCGGCCCAGTGCCAGGCGCTGGCCAATGCCGCGCGCTATCCGCTGAGCCAGATTTCCGGGCCGCCCGGTACCGGCAAGAGCTACAGCCTGGCGGCCCTGGCCCTGGATCGCTACCTGCAGGGCGAGAGCGTGCTGCTGGTCAGCCGCAGCGCCCAGGCGGTGCGAGTGATCGCGCACAAGCTGCGCGAAGATTTCGGCCTGCGCGACGGCGTGCTCGAGGGCGATGGCCAGAGCCTGCGCCAGGTCCTGCGCGAACGCCTGGAGCGGTTGCTGCAGGGCGAATTCGAGTGGGTGTCGGAGCAGGCCGAAGAGCGCCAGCGCAGCGAGCTCCAGGTGCTGACCCAGGCCGAACGGCGGCTGTCGGTGGATTTTCGCCAACGCTGCGAGCAGGCCGTGCGCTGGAGTCGTGTGCTGCTGCGGGCCGAGCGCGGCAGCCTGGCCTTCTGGCAGCGCTGGCTGCAGGTGCCCTGGGTGCGCAAGCGTATCGGCACCAGCGTGCGCCCCTGGGCATTGCTGGACGAACTGCGCGATTGTCAGCGGCGCCGGCAGCAGCTCAGTCGCGAGCACCTCAACAGTCATCGCGCGCTGAACCTCAAGCGTCTGCTGGTCAGTGACCGTGCGCTGTTCGTGCGTTACAACCAGGCCATCCGCGCGCGCAATTCACAGCGCCAACTGGCCCTGTTCGAGGATATCGACCCGGCGCGCCTGCTGGCCGCCTTCCCAATCTGGGTGGTGACCCTTGACGAGCTGCACCGGCTGCTGCCGCTGCGCCCGGAGCTGTTCGACGTGATGGTGATGGACGAGGCGACCCAGTGCGACATCGCCTCGGCGCTGCCGGCCTTCCAGCGCTGCAAACGTGCCGTGGTCACCGGTGATGCGCGTCAGCTGCGGCATATCTCCTTCCTTTCCCGCGTGCGCGAGACGCAGCTGTTGCAACGTGCCGGCCTGCAGGCCGAAGAGCGCGAGGCCTGGAGCTACCGCGACAACAGCGTACTGGATCTGGTCGGCCTGCAACTGGCCAGCCAGGAGGCGGTGGTCTTTCTCGACGAGCATTTCCGCAGCCGTCCGGCGCTGATTCGCTTCAGCAACGAGCTGTTCTACGACCAGCGCCTGCGGGTGATGAAGGAGCGGCCCGGCGGTGAGGCCTGCGACAGCCTGCAGCTGCTGCGCCTCGAGGGCCAGCGTGGGCGCAACGGTGCCAACGAGGCGGAAGTGGAGCGGGTACTGGAACTGATCGCGGCGCATCTGGCCGAGTATCGCGGCAGCCCGCTCAAGCCCAGCATCGGCGTACTGTCGCCGTTTCGCGATCAGGTCGAGCGCATCCGCCTGCGCATCGGCGAAACCCTGCCGCTGGAGCAGCTGCGCGAGTTCCGTCTGCTGGTGGATACGCCTTACGGCTTCCAGGGCGAGGAGCGCGACCTGATGATTCTCAGCTTCGCCATCGATGGCGAGGCCAGCCAGGCTGCGGCCTATCTGAATCGCGCCGATCTGTTCAACGTCGCCATCACCCGCGCCCGCGAGCGCCAGGTGCTGCTGTTCAGCGGCGACGAACGCCAGTTGCCGGCCACGCACCTGCTACGCCGTTATCTGGAATACCTCGAGAAGCCCGGCGCCGTCTGGCAGCCCGGCGCCACCGATGCGGCGCGGCAGAGCCTGTGCCAAACGCTGCAGGAGCAGGGCGTCAGCGTATGGAACCACTATCCGCTGGCCGGCCAGGTGCTGGATCTGTTCTGCCGCCGCGGCGACAAATGCCTGGCCATCGACCTGATCGGTTTTCCGGGGGAGGGCGAGGGCTTTCTCGAGCTGGAGCGCTACCTGGTGCTGGCGCGCGCCGGCCTGGAAACCCTGCCGCTGAGCTACGGCCTGTGGCGCGAGGCGCCGGAGCAGGCGCTGCAGGCGGTGCTGCAACGTTTGTAA
- a CDS encoding phospholipase D-like domain-containing protein: protein MDFNRLDQQLRDSLADLRLSNEERDELRQLGSELNQDQVRFMRNRAFGLARELMREPENVEPALKWLEQVIKTLDSVGSAPRVEHASAHFSPGESCRRKIRELCRQARKSVDICVYTISDDQLSEEVLACHQRGIAVRVITDNEKQFDEGSDIQWLRDKGVPLRIDAGPFHMHHKFALFDGRLLLNGSFNWTRSATTSNEENLLVIDHTQLVAAYTREFDKLWARYAGN, encoded by the coding sequence ATGGACTTCAACCGCCTCGACCAGCAACTGCGCGACAGCCTGGCCGACCTGCGCCTGAGCAACGAGGAGCGCGACGAGCTGCGCCAGCTGGGCAGCGAGCTGAATCAGGATCAGGTGCGCTTTATGCGCAACCGCGCCTTCGGGCTTGCCCGCGAGCTGATGCGCGAGCCGGAGAACGTCGAGCCGGCGCTGAAGTGGCTGGAGCAGGTGATCAAGACCCTCGACAGCGTCGGCAGCGCGCCGCGCGTGGAGCATGCCAGCGCCCATTTCAGCCCGGGCGAGAGCTGTCGGCGCAAGATTCGCGAGCTGTGCCGCCAGGCGCGCAAGAGCGTGGATATCTGCGTCTACACCATCTCCGACGATCAGCTCAGCGAGGAAGTCCTCGCCTGCCATCAGCGCGGCATCGCCGTGCGGGTGATCACCGACAACGAAAAGCAGTTCGACGAGGGCAGCGATATCCAGTGGCTGCGCGACAAGGGCGTGCCGCTGCGCATCGACGCCGGGCCTTTCCACATGCACCACAAGTTCGCCCTGTTCGACGGCCGCCTGCTGCTCAACGGCAGCTTCAACTGGACGCGCAGCGCCACCACCAGCAACGAGGAAAACCTGCTGGTGATCGACCATACGCAGCTGGTGGCCGCCTATACGCGCGAGTTCGACAAGCTCTGGGCCCGCTACGCAGGTAACTGA